A region from the Halobellus litoreus genome encodes:
- a CDS encoding helix-turn-helix transcriptional regulator codes for MRTSALWLALLLVLAAVVPATALAVDDRPAQRADISTAPDADVPPASGAVAADRTDALRSTGIDEQVEEDETAPRTTVEIDLQSDRSAEWRVETHYVLETENETRAFRTLASRYESGEADVGPTPVLFESLQQRASESTGRSMAIENVTYHSSVDESAGRGTLALTFRWTNFLRQGDNETLVLDDVFTLPTAESDERRTWLSIFDADQEILIRPPEGYTVTGTSIAVQQRESAIVLAEPSDFEGDESELRVTYTSIGPADRLPIWLLAGGGLLALVVVAGVWLLRNRSGGTGVSGPPSPPDDDSPPGAGTETNGGNGPSQAGATNGASDAGGVTDATRPPSETGSSLPAGAESPDNGAAGAETDLSLLSDEERVERLLEQNGGRMKQATIVDETDWSDAKVSQLLSAMAEEGRVDKLRLGRENLISLPEDGSVDGDDGDEEA; via the coding sequence ATGCGGACGTCCGCGCTGTGGCTCGCCCTCCTCCTCGTCCTCGCCGCTGTCGTTCCAGCGACAGCGCTCGCCGTCGACGATCGACCCGCTCAGCGAGCGGACATCTCGACCGCGCCAGACGCCGACGTCCCCCCCGCGTCTGGCGCTGTTGCCGCCGACCGCACCGACGCGCTCCGCTCGACGGGCATCGACGAACAGGTGGAGGAGGACGAGACGGCCCCACGAACGACCGTCGAGATCGACCTCCAATCGGACCGGAGCGCCGAGTGGCGCGTCGAGACGCACTACGTGCTGGAAACCGAGAACGAGACGCGCGCGTTCCGGACGCTGGCGTCGCGGTACGAGTCCGGCGAGGCCGACGTCGGACCGACGCCCGTGCTGTTCGAGTCGCTCCAGCAGCGCGCGAGCGAGTCGACCGGCCGCTCGATGGCGATCGAGAACGTCACCTACCACAGTTCGGTCGACGAGTCCGCCGGCCGCGGCACGCTCGCGCTCACGTTCCGGTGGACGAACTTCCTCCGGCAGGGCGACAACGAGACGCTCGTCCTCGACGACGTGTTCACGCTCCCGACCGCCGAGAGCGACGAGCGACGGACGTGGCTCTCGATCTTCGACGCCGACCAGGAGATCCTCATCCGCCCGCCCGAGGGGTACACGGTGACCGGAACGAGCATCGCCGTCCAACAGCGCGAGAGCGCGATCGTCCTCGCTGAGCCGTCTGACTTCGAGGGCGACGAGAGCGAACTCCGGGTCACGTACACGTCGATCGGCCCCGCCGACCGGCTCCCGATCTGGCTCCTCGCGGGCGGCGGACTCCTCGCGCTCGTCGTCGTCGCCGGGGTCTGGCTGTTGCGAAACCGGTCCGGTGGTACCGGCGTCTCCGGTCCCCCGTCTCCGCCGGACGACGACTCGCCGCCGGGCGCGGGGACCGAAACCAACGGCGGGAACGGTCCCTCGCAGGCTGGCGCGACCAACGGAGCGAGCGATGCGGGCGGCGTCACCGACGCGACCCGCCCGCCGTCCGAGACGGGCTCGTCCCTGCCTGCCGGCGCGGAGAGCCCGGACAACGGCGCGGCGGGCGCGGAGACCGACCTCTCGCTACTCTCCGACGAGGAGCGCGTCGAGCGTCTCTTAGAACAGAACGGCGGGCGGATGAAACAGGCGACGATCGTCGACGAGACGGACTGGTCCGACGCGAAGGTCTCCCAGTTGCTGTCGGCGATGGCCGAGGAAGGCCGCGTCGACAAACTCCGTCTCGGTCGCGAGAACCTCATCTCGCTCCCCGAGGACGGTTCGGTGGACGGAGACGACGGCGACGAGGAAGCGTAA